A portion of the Drosophila sechellia strain sech25 chromosome 2R, ASM438219v1, whole genome shotgun sequence genome contains these proteins:
- the LOC6608577 gene encoding INO80 complex subunit E — MLDGWYCRSLANQEDGAIKDEPPSDDEPAQPARDRVPPISRGAAPASSSSVSAGLGAGETDFKERYKNLKKKLKFLIYENEYFQDLLHTNQRRLLKVSRDRTFLLDRLLVYEKPAKDSSDSDATDSSDSEPASTSGAAGGSQTSKDAIRRKHKDKGAPGIPGVPPHMPTVGAPRGRRRKILTGMLPAHHGIPAIAAKKQLTATVSPSQQPPQLQIAPKNVSPGLSQAEIARQLQERRPTPLELMSPECTSATVPTTMLSDESPSKCYPNESLQHLMEDDSHSHEVAAEECVPMEYTS; from the exons ATGCTAGACGGTTGGTACTGCAGATCCCTGGCCAACCAGGAGGATGGTGCCATAAAGGACGAGCCGCCGAGCGACGACGAGCCCGCACAGCCCGCCAGAGATCGCGTCCCGCCAATTTCCCGCGGAGCGGCGCCCGCTAGCTCATCCTCCGTTTCCGCGGGCCTGGGAGCAGGCGAGACTGACTTCAAGGAGCGCTACAAGAACCTCAAGAAGAAGCTGAAGTTCCTCATCTAT GAGAACGAGTACTTCCAGGATCTGTTGCACACCAACCAGCGGCGTCTGCTGAAGGTTTCCCGGGATCGCACCTTCCTGCTGGACCGCCTGCTGGTGTACGAGAAGCCGGCCAAGGACTCTAGCGACTCAGATGCCACCGACAGCTCCGATTCGGAACCAGCATCAACGTCCGGCGCCGCCGGCGGATCTCAGACATCCAAGGACGCCATTCGGCGCAAGCACAAAGACAAGGGGGCACCGGGAATTCCAGGTGTGCCTCCGCACATGCCCACAGTGGGCGCCCCACGAGGCCGAAGACGGAAAATCCTAACCGGAATGTTGCCCGCGCACCATGGAATCCCAGCCATCGCTGCCAAAAAGCAACTTACCGCCACGGTTTCACCTTCGCAGCAGCCACCGCAACTACAGATTGCTCCGAAGAATGTTTCGCCCGGCCTCAGCCAAGCGGAGATTGCCCGCCAGCTGCAGGAGCGACGACCCACTCCGTTGGAGCTAATGAGTCCGGAGTGCACTTCAGCCACCGTGCCCACAACGATGCTCAGCGATGAAAGCCCCTCTAAGTG TTATCCCAATGAGAGCCTGCAGCATCTGATGGAGGACGACTCACACTCGCACGAGGTGGCCGCCGAGGAGTGCGTGCCCATGGAGTACACAAGTTAA